From a region of the Gloeomargarita sp. SKYB120 genome:
- a CDS encoding NAD-dependent epimerase/dehydratase family protein, with product MAQVFVTGATGFIGANLVRLLLAQGHRVRALVRPQSALTNLEGLPVELVTGDLFSPALPDYLRGCDGVFHVAAHYSLWRRDKDLLYRVNVLGTRNVLAAARQAQVPRVVYTSSVAAIGVGKRGQVVDETHQSPVEQLVGHYKKSKYWAEQEARQAAAQGQDVVIVNPTTPIGPWDCKPTPTGEIILRFLRRQMPVYVNTGLNFIPVQDVAWGHVLAWQKGQTGRRYILGHTNLSLRAFLERLAHITGLPAPRWAIPVAIPLAAAWVDEMALSRLGKTPSLAFDSVRMAQQTMYYNSQRAIQELGLPQTDLDQAIRDAVEWFRQHGMV from the coding sequence TTGGCGCAGGTCTTTGTCACCGGAGCGACGGGGTTTATCGGGGCCAATCTGGTACGCCTGCTGCTGGCGCAGGGGCATCGGGTACGGGCGCTGGTGCGGCCCCAGAGTGCTTTGACCAACCTGGAGGGCTTGCCGGTGGAACTGGTCACTGGGGACTTGTTCAGCCCGGCCTTGCCCGATTATCTCCGGGGGTGTGATGGGGTATTCCACGTAGCGGCTCACTACTCCCTGTGGCGACGGGATAAAGACCTGCTCTATCGGGTGAATGTGCTGGGCACCCGGAATGTGCTAGCGGCGGCTCGCCAAGCTCAGGTGCCCCGCGTGGTCTATACCAGTTCGGTGGCGGCCATTGGCGTGGGGAAGCGGGGCCAAGTCGTGGACGAAACGCACCAGAGTCCGGTCGAACAGTTGGTTGGTCACTACAAAAAGTCCAAGTACTGGGCGGAGCAGGAAGCCAGGCAAGCGGCGGCGCAGGGGCAAGACGTGGTGATTGTGAATCCCACGACCCCCATCGGCCCCTGGGACTGCAAACCGACCCCTACGGGCGAGATCATCCTGCGGTTTTTGCGTCGCCAAATGCCTGTTTATGTCAATACCGGCTTGAACTTTATTCCAGTGCAGGACGTCGCCTGGGGGCATGTGTTGGCCTGGCAAAAAGGGCAAACCGGTCGTCGCTACATCCTAGGGCACACGAATCTTTCGCTGCGGGCATTTCTCGAGCGACTGGCTCACATAACCGGCCTACCTGCTCCCCGGTGGGCGATCCCAGTGGCCATTCCCCTGGCGGCGGCTTGGGTGGATGAAATGGCGCTCAGTCGTTTGGGGAAAACGCCCAGCTTGGCGTTCGATAGCGTGCGCATGGCCCAGCAGACCATGTATTACAACTCGCAGCGAGCGATTCAGGAATTGGGTTTACCCCAGACGGACTTGGATCAGGCCATCCGGGACGCGGTAGAGTGGTTTCGGCAACACGGAATGGTTTGA
- a CDS encoding thioredoxin family protein, translating to MKRISETHFDQEVLCSPVPTIVHFFAPWCGLCRLVEPLLLQLQKQYSDHLRVVAINADSSLQLASRYRLRMLPTLLLVQNGQVWRRWETFQSRDQLYQQLQLAVQELLATPSVTPLT from the coding sequence GTGAAACGGATTTCAGAAACGCATTTTGACCAGGAAGTTTTGTGCTCGCCCGTACCCACAATTGTGCACTTTTTCGCTCCCTGGTGCGGGTTGTGTCGCCTGGTTGAGCCCCTGCTACTACAACTACAAAAGCAGTATAGTGACCATCTCCGAGTCGTGGCCATCAACGCCGACAGTAGTTTGCAACTGGCCAGCCGCTACCGGCTGCGGATGCTCCCAACGCTTCTGTTAGTCCAAAACGGCCAAGTCTGGCGGCGCTGGGAGACCTTTCAGAGCCGGGATCAACTGTACCAGCAACTCCAACTGGCTGTCCAGGAGCTTTTGGCGACTCCCTCCGTCACGCCCTTGACCTAA
- the cbiQ gene encoding cobalt ECF transporter T component CbiQ, with amino-acid sequence MHHHLDSYAYRNGLRYLPPSYKLGFALGLLILALMAQPLTQALLALWLSLWTVGYARIPARVYAAWLGIMLLFWALSLPALVIQVVPTPPLRPDVLWGTDVFGSWHVFLSRRGLHLGWTTGLRSLACSSCLLFVLLTTPFADLLRVFRRWHVSPLLLDLLLLMYRLIFLLLDEALTMHVAQRARGGYRNWRRGLQSLALLTGQLWLRTLHRYEQLTLGLAARGWQGQWRVELPATYHLPRRYAIEAVGGGLGLLVLEWSVRSS; translated from the coding sequence GTGCATCACCACCTGGATAGCTATGCCTATCGCAACGGCCTGCGGTATCTGCCCCCGTCCTACAAGTTAGGGTTTGCCCTGGGGTTGCTGATTCTGGCGCTCATGGCTCAACCGCTGACACAGGCGCTGCTGGCGCTCTGGCTCAGTCTCTGGACAGTAGGATATGCCCGGATTCCGGCGCGGGTTTATGCAGCTTGGTTAGGGATAATGCTGCTGTTCTGGGCGTTGAGCCTGCCAGCGCTGGTGATCCAGGTCGTTCCCACGCCGCCCTTGCGACCTGATGTCCTGTGGGGAACGGACGTGTTCGGTAGCTGGCATGTATTCCTAAGCCGCAGGGGGTTGCACCTGGGATGGACGACGGGGTTACGTTCTCTCGCTTGCAGCAGTTGTCTATTGTTTGTCCTGCTGACAACTCCCTTTGCCGACCTGTTGCGGGTGTTTCGCCGCTGGCACGTTTCCCCTTTGTTGCTGGACTTGCTACTGCTGATGTACCGCTTGATTTTTCTGCTGCTGGATGAAGCGCTCACCATGCATGTGGCGCAACGGGCGCGGGGCGGTTATCGCAACTGGCGACGGGGATTGCAGAGTTTGGCGTTACTCACGGGACAACTCTGGCTGCGGACATTGCACCGTTATGAGCAATTGACGCTGGGGTTAGCTGCGCGGGGCTGGCAAGGCCAATGGCGGGTGGAGCTACCAGCAACCTATCATCTGCCCCGGCGTTACGCCATCGAAGCAGTAGGGGGCGGGCTAGGGTTACTGGTGCTGGAATGGAGTGTACGGTCATCTTAG
- a CDS encoding energy-coupling factor ABC transporter substrate-binding protein produces MANTPKSAPWWGNVLLLGGVILLALLPLLVVRDAEFEGVDAQAPEVVKELQPNYEPWVQPLFEPASGEIESLLFAVQAGLGAGVMGYVLGRYHGRTDQRRE; encoded by the coding sequence ATGGCGAATACACCGAAAAGCGCACCCTGGTGGGGAAATGTGCTGTTGCTTGGCGGCGTGATTCTGCTGGCGCTGCTCCCGCTGCTAGTTGTCCGCGACGCCGAGTTTGAGGGGGTGGATGCCCAGGCGCCAGAAGTGGTTAAAGAACTCCAGCCGAATTACGAACCCTGGGTGCAACCGCTATTTGAACCGGCCAGCGGGGAAATCGAATCGCTGTTATTTGCGGTGCAGGCGGGGTTAGGTGCTGGGGTGATGGGCTACGTGTTGGGGCGCTACCACGGTCGAACCGACCAACGGCGTGAATAG
- a CDS encoding D-alanyl-D-alanine carboxypeptidase family protein, translating into MPTPANSTVVTKYGHFPYAEISRDRLIVVASYGRKEYQRYVEMEREAGLALFRLINAARDEGLWIIPISGFRTVDYQAQLFNRQVQKQGSEAAAARISAPPGYSEHHTGLAIDLGDGFAAGEGIPDITERFGQTRAYQWLQKNAKDYGFELSFPPNNPQGVMYEPWHWRYVGSEYARQVFAAARRGPVG; encoded by the coding sequence ATGCCGACACCCGCCAACTCGACAGTCGTGACTAAATACGGTCATTTCCCCTATGCAGAAATTAGCCGGGACCGCTTGATTGTCGTGGCTAGTTATGGTCGCAAAGAATATCAACGTTACGTCGAAATGGAGCGGGAAGCCGGTCTAGCGCTCTTTCGGCTGATCAATGCAGCGCGGGATGAAGGTCTGTGGATTATTCCCATCTCCGGGTTTCGTACCGTGGACTACCAAGCGCAACTATTCAACCGGCAAGTCCAGAAGCAAGGCTCAGAAGCAGCCGCTGCCCGGATCAGTGCGCCCCCTGGCTATAGCGAACACCACACGGGGTTAGCGATTGACTTGGGCGATGGGTTCGCAGCTGGCGAGGGCATACCGGATATTACGGAACGTTTTGGGCAAACCCGCGCCTACCAATGGCTGCAAAAAAACGCGAAAGATTACGGCTTTGAACTGTCGTTTCCCCCGAATAATCCCCAAGGCGTGATGTACGAACCCTGGCACTGGCGCTACGTGGGTTCAGAATACGCCCGCCAAGTGTTCGCCGCCGCCCGCCGTGGCCCGGTTGGTTAG
- a CDS encoding DMT family transporter, whose product MLRFLGLISPFFFWGTAMIVMKAVLPATGPWFVGAFRLIPAGLLVLAAALALGRPQPRTWRAWLGILLFALVDGTLFQGFLVTGLTRTQAGLGSVMIDSQPLAVALLAWWLYGEVIGLWGWLGLALGITGIGMIALSPEEWLHGFNLWGHGEWWMLLAALAMAVGTVMMRWLSRWADPLVATGWHMVLGGVPLLALSVVQEGPVWQHLSQWDWLGLAYTTVLGSAASYGLFFYLAAKGNLTSLSALTFLTPVFALTFGAWFLGESLTAWQWAGVLLTLVSITVINQRHRLQPAQPAPVAEPAPVPVPVSVESRP is encoded by the coding sequence ATGCTGCGTTTCTTAGGGCTAATTAGTCCATTTTTCTTCTGGGGCACGGCAATGATCGTGATGAAGGCGGTCTTGCCGGCGACGGGACCCTGGTTTGTCGGAGCATTTCGGCTGATTCCGGCAGGTTTGTTGGTGTTGGCGGCAGCGCTGGCATTGGGTCGGCCACAACCCCGTACCTGGCGGGCGTGGCTGGGCATCTTACTGTTTGCCCTGGTGGATGGCACGTTGTTTCAAGGGTTTTTGGTGACGGGTCTGACGCGCACCCAAGCGGGCCTTGGCTCTGTGATGATTGACTCCCAGCCGTTGGCGGTAGCATTGCTGGCCTGGTGGTTGTATGGGGAAGTGATTGGGCTGTGGGGCTGGCTCGGCTTGGCGCTGGGGATCACCGGGATTGGCATGATTGCCCTATCGCCGGAAGAATGGCTGCATGGGTTTAACCTGTGGGGACACGGGGAGTGGTGGATGCTGCTGGCGGCGCTGGCGATGGCGGTGGGCACGGTGATGATGCGCTGGTTGAGCCGCTGGGCTGACCCCTTGGTGGCGACGGGTTGGCATATGGTGCTAGGGGGCGTACCGCTGCTGGCGCTGTCGGTGGTGCAGGAAGGGCCAGTGTGGCAGCATTTGAGCCAGTGGGATTGGTTGGGACTGGCATATACAACAGTATTGGGCAGTGCGGCATCCTATGGGTTGTTTTTCTATCTGGCGGCCAAAGGAAACCTCACGAGCCTGAGTGCGCTGACGTTTTTGACGCCGGTGTTTGCCTTGACCTTTGGCGCCTGGTTCCTAGGAGAGAGCCTGACGGCCTGGCAGTGGGCGGGGGTGCTGCTGACCCTGGTGAGTATCACGGTGATTAACCAGCGGCATCGTTTGCAACCTGCACAGCCAGCGCCTGTAGCGGAACCTGCACCGGTACCTGTGCCAGTGTCAGTAGAATCCCGGCCTTGA
- the murG gene encoding undecaprenyldiphospho-muramoylpentapeptide beta-N-acetylglucosaminyltransferase: MPKLLIAASGTGGHIFPAMAVAQALPSDWRVEWLGVPNRLENELVPGRYPLHRVRLSGWPRGFQWRTVRVLGELLWATWHVRRLLQSGGFDQVFTTGGYIAAPAIVAARSLGIPVVLHESNALPGKVTRWLGRWCAVVALGFAPAQAYLPHCRTVVVGTPARPDFVTASPAGVAPVPPDALVLLITGGSQGAVSLNQVVRACVPAWLEQGWWVVHQTGDQDSDQGQIQHPHYIERAFFPDMAAWMTRAQLVIARAGAGTLTELALLGKPAILVPYPWAADDHQRHNAEIFAQQGAAIVIPQAKLTPAVLMDTVAQLTSQPERLAYMAAQMRCLAVPDSAQRVVQVLQALLA; this comes from the coding sequence ATGCCCAAGTTGCTGATTGCCGCCAGCGGTACTGGGGGGCATATTTTTCCCGCCATGGCTGTCGCTCAAGCGCTCCCTAGCGATTGGCGCGTGGAATGGTTGGGAGTGCCGAACCGCCTGGAAAACGAGCTAGTGCCGGGTCGCTATCCCCTGCATCGCGTGCGGTTGTCGGGTTGGCCCCGTGGGTTCCAGTGGCGCACGGTGCGGGTGCTTGGGGAGTTGCTCTGGGCTACGTGGCACGTCCGGCGGTTGTTGCAAAGTGGCGGCTTCGACCAGGTGTTTACCACGGGGGGATACATCGCTGCTCCAGCCATTGTGGCGGCCCGCTCCCTGGGAATTCCGGTGGTGTTGCACGAGTCGAACGCACTGCCGGGCAAAGTCACTCGCTGGCTGGGGCGCTGGTGTGCAGTCGTCGCTCTAGGGTTTGCGCCGGCGCAAGCCTATCTTCCCCATTGCCGCACGGTAGTGGTGGGCACACCGGCTAGACCGGATTTTGTCACCGCATCGCCTGCTGGAGTCGCTCCTGTCCCCCCTGATGCGTTGGTGTTGCTAATTACCGGTGGGAGCCAGGGCGCTGTGAGTCTGAACCAGGTGGTGCGGGCCTGTGTACCGGCGTGGCTGGAACAGGGCTGGTGGGTGGTGCATCAAACCGGTGACCAGGACTCTGACCAGGGCCAGATTCAGCATCCCCACTACATCGAACGGGCGTTTTTCCCCGATATGGCGGCTTGGATGACGCGTGCGCAGTTGGTTATTGCACGGGCTGGCGCGGGGACGCTCACAGAATTGGCGCTCCTGGGCAAACCGGCGATTTTGGTTCCTTACCCTTGGGCTGCCGATGACCACCAGCGCCACAACGCCGAGATTTTTGCCCAGCAGGGAGCGGCCATCGTCATCCCACAAGCCAAACTCACGCCGGCGGTTTTGATGGACACGGTGGCGCAATTGACATCGCAACCGGAGCGCTTGGCGTACATGGCGGCCCAAATGCGGTGTTTAGCTGTGCCGGATAGCGCCCAGCGCGTGGTGCAAGTACTCCAAGCGTTGCTAGCTTAG
- a CDS encoding DNA polymerase III subunit gamma/tau produces MYIPLHHKYRPQTFGQLVGQDVIRTTLTNAIRTGRIAPAYLFTGPRGTGKTSSARILAKALNCLSSEVPTPEPCGVCVLCQAISQGNALDIIEIDAASHTGVDNVREMIERAQLAPVQARYKVFIIDECHMLSGAAFNALLKTLEEPPERVVFVLATTDPQRVPATIISRCQRFDFRRIPPAVMQAHLQQIAHLEGIDITPEALLVVTQLAQGGMRDAESLLDQLSLLPQPIHPEQVWQLAGRVPERELFDLVQAVYQESLVTVLERGRALIERGWEPLPLYQQLVGFVRDALIACAAPEQPQLTNLMTDTWQALRDWGQRVGVNALLQAQEYLRQSEPQLRQTTQPHLWLEVILLGWWQQAQGQAESPKVVPLHPRVARPTSPGDRTPSSAPEPVAPAPQEPPSEPVIARERETPPPTQVPPASGETVDLAALWSQVVAEIRLKATRALFEQNGQLVALNDTQAQVAVHPEPLLKIAEGKVKDLQAAFKRVLHKPVAVKLVTPPPKPPAIAVTPAKESQPPPAAEPASPPQPSPPMAIPTDQVRVAAQRLADFFNGEVIDPTPSETDDDF; encoded by the coding sequence GTGTATATTCCCCTGCACCACAAATATCGCCCCCAGACCTTTGGGCAACTGGTGGGCCAGGATGTGATTCGCACCACGCTGACGAACGCGATTCGCACGGGTCGGATTGCGCCGGCCTATTTGTTTACGGGGCCGCGGGGGACGGGGAAAACGTCATCGGCTCGCATTCTTGCCAAGGCCCTCAATTGCCTCAGCAGTGAGGTCCCGACGCCGGAACCCTGTGGCGTGTGCGTCCTGTGCCAAGCCATTAGCCAGGGGAATGCGCTGGACATCATCGAGATTGACGCCGCTAGCCACACCGGCGTGGACAATGTGCGGGAGATGATTGAACGGGCGCAATTGGCTCCTGTTCAGGCGCGGTACAAGGTGTTCATCATTGACGAGTGCCACATGCTGTCGGGGGCGGCGTTCAATGCCCTGTTGAAAACGCTGGAAGAACCCCCGGAACGGGTGGTGTTTGTCCTGGCCACAACCGACCCTCAGCGCGTACCGGCCACCATTATTTCCCGCTGTCAACGGTTCGATTTCCGGCGGATTCCCCCCGCAGTGATGCAAGCCCATTTGCAGCAGATTGCCCACCTGGAAGGAATTGACATTACGCCTGAAGCGCTGCTGGTGGTGACGCAACTGGCCCAAGGGGGGATGCGGGACGCCGAAAGCCTGTTGGATCAGTTGAGCTTGTTGCCGCAGCCAATTCACCCTGAACAGGTGTGGCAGTTGGCCGGACGGGTGCCGGAGCGGGAGTTGTTCGACCTGGTGCAGGCCGTCTATCAGGAATCACTGGTAACCGTGCTGGAACGGGGACGGGCCTTGATTGAAAGGGGGTGGGAACCGTTGCCCCTGTACCAGCAGTTAGTGGGATTTGTGCGGGATGCGTTAATTGCCTGCGCCGCACCGGAGCAACCCCAGTTGACCAACCTGATGACCGACACCTGGCAAGCACTGCGCGACTGGGGACAACGGGTGGGAGTGAACGCACTCCTACAGGCGCAAGAGTATCTCCGGCAAAGCGAACCCCAACTCCGGCAAACGACGCAACCCCATCTCTGGCTGGAAGTCATTCTGCTAGGGTGGTGGCAGCAAGCTCAAGGCCAGGCAGAGTCTCCCAAAGTCGTTCCCTTGCATCCACGCGTCGCACGACCGACCTCTCCTGGTGATAGGACACCGAGTTCTGCGCCGGAACCAGTTGCCCCTGCCCCCCAAGAACCGCCTTCCGAACCAGTCATTGCCAGGGAGAGAGAGACTCCCCCCCCGACGCAAGTGCCACCTGCTTCTGGAGAGACAGTTGATCTCGCCGCCCTGTGGTCGCAGGTGGTGGCCGAAATTCGTCTCAAAGCAACGCGGGCCTTGTTTGAACAAAACGGGCAGCTAGTGGCACTCAACGACACCCAGGCGCAAGTGGCCGTTCATCCCGAACCCTTGCTCAAAATCGCCGAAGGGAAAGTCAAGGACTTGCAGGCAGCCTTCAAACGGGTGTTACACAAACCGGTTGCGGTGAAATTGGTGACTCCCCCCCCGAAACCGCCCGCCATAGCCGTGACCCCTGCGAAGGAATCCCAACCCCCGCCAGCGGCTGAGCCTGCATCTCCACCACAGCCCAGCCCGCCGATGGCCATCCCCACCGACCAAGTACGGGTGGCCGCCCAGCGGTTAGCGGACTTTTTCAACGGGGAAGTCATAGACCCCACCCCTTCGGAAACCGACGACGATTTCTAA
- a CDS encoding energy-coupling factor ABC transporter ATP-binding protein, with amino-acid sequence MGLAFHRVSYTYPSATQPAVVELDLTMPAGYKTVILGRNGCGKSTALLLAAGLYRGYRGVITWRGERLQHHWPWRQRIGLTFQDPEHQLVGATVAEDIAYGLSNLSLSRSEIAKRLSQILADFDLEALADVPLHHLSLGQKRRVALAGVMALQPELLLLDEPTTYLDHEQTQTLLHLLHRIHSQGTTVVMATHDLDLAYAWADWVVWLDQGRVIVADWAERVWMNSELLAQLGTPTLWAAWHALPTAWRDGKAAPKTLSAWQHYWQERSQQFG; translated from the coding sequence GTGGGTCTAGCGTTTCACCGAGTCAGTTACACCTATCCCAGCGCCACCCAACCAGCAGTGGTGGAATTAGACTTGACCATGCCAGCGGGTTACAAAACGGTGATTTTGGGGCGCAATGGGTGTGGTAAATCGACGGCGTTACTCCTAGCAGCGGGGCTGTATCGGGGGTATCGCGGCGTGATTACCTGGCGCGGGGAACGGTTGCAGCATCACTGGCCTTGGCGCCAACGCATCGGGCTTACCTTCCAAGACCCGGAACACCAGTTGGTCGGCGCAACGGTTGCCGAAGATATTGCCTACGGGTTGAGCAATCTGTCCCTATCCCGCTCTGAAATTGCCAAACGCTTGTCTCAAATTTTGGCGGATTTTGATTTAGAGGCGCTGGCTGATGTCCCTTTGCATCACCTGAGCTTGGGGCAAAAACGGCGAGTGGCGCTGGCGGGAGTCATGGCGTTACAGCCGGAGTTGTTGCTGCTGGATGAACCGACGACTTACCTAGACCACGAGCAAACTCAAACTCTCCTGCATCTGCTGCACCGGATTCACAGCCAAGGGACAACGGTGGTGATGGCGACCCACGACCTGGATTTGGCCTACGCCTGGGCCGATTGGGTGGTGTGGCTCGACCAGGGGCGGGTGATAGTTGCTGACTGGGCTGAGCGGGTTTGGATGAATAGCGAATTGCTCGCGCAACTGGGGACACCGACATTGTGGGCCGCCTGGCACGCGCTACCAACCGCCTGGCGAGATGGGAAGGCAGCACCTAAAACGCTCAGTGCATGGCAGCATTACTGGCAAGAACGGAGCCAGCAGTTCGGGTAA
- a CDS encoding energy-coupling factor ABC transporter permease, with amino-acid sequence MLRQSTGFRLALGAGLGLSLALTHALPAQAMHIAEGFLPPGWVVFWWVVFLPFFLWGLRSLGQVTQRAPETKLLLALAGAFTFVLSALKIPSVTGSCSHPTGTGLGAMLFGPSVMTVLGGLVLLFQALLLAHGGLTTLGANGFSMAVVGPWVAYAVFHLLWRVTRRQGIAVFAAAALADLTTYVVTSVQLALAFPAPVGGFGAAFAKFATLFAVTQIPLAISEGLLTVLVWNWLQTYSRTELTALNLVREGASS; translated from the coding sequence ATGTTGCGCCAATCAACAGGTTTTCGCTTAGCGCTAGGCGCTGGCCTAGGTTTGAGTCTTGCGCTCACCCACGCGCTACCAGCCCAGGCGATGCACATTGCCGAAGGATTTTTGCCGCCGGGGTGGGTGGTGTTTTGGTGGGTGGTGTTTTTGCCGTTTTTCCTGTGGGGGTTGCGTTCCTTAGGCCAAGTGACCCAACGCGCGCCCGAGACAAAATTGCTGCTGGCGTTGGCGGGGGCTTTTACGTTTGTCCTATCGGCCTTGAAAATTCCATCCGTGACCGGGAGCTGCTCGCATCCGACGGGTACGGGGTTAGGGGCGATGCTGTTTGGCCCTAGCGTCATGACGGTGTTGGGCGGGCTAGTGCTTTTGTTTCAGGCGTTACTCCTAGCGCATGGAGGACTCACCACCTTGGGCGCTAACGGATTTTCCATGGCGGTTGTAGGGCCGTGGGTGGCCTATGCCGTTTTTCATCTCCTGTGGCGAGTAACCCGACGCCAGGGAATCGCCGTATTTGCAGCAGCAGCCTTGGCGGATTTGACGACCTATGTGGTGACGTCGGTGCAGTTGGCTTTGGCCTTCCCAGCGCCGGTGGGGGGATTCGGGGCGGCCTTTGCCAAATTCGCCACGCTGTTTGCTGTCACCCAAATTCCCCTGGCAATTAGCGAAGGACTCTTGACGGTGCTGGTGTGGAACTGGCTACAAACCTACAGTCGTACGGAGTTAACGGCATTGAACCTGGTGCGGGAAGGAGCGTCGTCGTGA
- the acs gene encoding acetate--CoA ligase, whose product MTEALIESVLHEQRRFFPPEPFRARARIASLEQYQQLCDQFAQDPQGFWAGLAERELHWFRRWEQVLDWQPPKARWFVGGQINLSYNCLDRHLTTPRRTKPAIVWQGEPGEVRVITYEQLHQAVCRWANALKQLGVQPGDRVGIYMPMIPEAAMAMLACTRIGAAHTVVFGGFSAEALKERLRAAQAKVVVTADGGWRKGQVVPLKPQVDAALADGQVPSVERVVVVRRAGDCAMDAQRDVWWHELETHLSPDCPAEPQDSEQMLFILYTSGTTGKPKGIVHTTAGYNLYTHMTAQWVFDLQEDDVYWCTADVGWITGHSYVVYGPLSNGATTVMYEGAPHAGNPGCFWDVIQQHRVTIFYTAPTAIRAFIKMGEEHPRARDLSSLRLLGTVGEPINPEAWMWYYRVIGGERCPIVDTWWQTETGGIMIAPLPGATPTKPGSATLPLPGVQAQVVDRQGNPVAVNQGGYLVITHPWPGMMRTVYQDEERFRRTYWEQIPPRDGQYFYFAGDGARRDEDGYFWIMGRVDDVINVAGHRLGTMEIESALVSHPAVAEAAVVGRPDELKGEAVVAFVILESHYQPSDALKQELLDHVVQQIGAIARPSDLKFTDALPKTRSGKIMRRLLRAIAAGQAPTGDMSTLDDRNVLEALRET is encoded by the coding sequence ATGACGGAAGCCTTGATTGAATCTGTACTGCATGAACAACGGCGATTTTTTCCCCCAGAGCCGTTTCGCGCCCGCGCCCGCATCGCGTCGTTGGAACAGTACCAGCAGTTGTGCGACCAGTTTGCCCAAGACCCCCAAGGCTTTTGGGCTGGCCTGGCGGAGCGGGAATTGCACTGGTTTCGGCGCTGGGAACAGGTTTTGGATTGGCAACCCCCCAAAGCGCGCTGGTTTGTCGGTGGTCAAATTAACCTGTCCTACAACTGCCTAGACCGGCACCTGACAACCCCCCGGCGCACCAAACCGGCGATTGTCTGGCAAGGCGAACCCGGAGAGGTGCGGGTCATTACGTATGAACAACTGCATCAAGCGGTGTGCCGCTGGGCAAACGCGCTCAAACAGTTGGGCGTGCAACCCGGCGACCGAGTAGGGATTTATATGCCCATGATTCCCGAGGCGGCTATGGCGATGCTGGCTTGCACCCGGATTGGGGCGGCCCATACGGTGGTGTTTGGGGGATTTAGCGCCGAAGCGCTCAAGGAACGGCTGCGGGCGGCCCAGGCGAAGGTGGTGGTTACCGCGGATGGGGGCTGGCGCAAAGGACAAGTCGTGCCGTTGAAACCCCAGGTGGATGCAGCGCTGGCTGATGGTCAGGTGCCGTCGGTCGAACGGGTGGTCGTGGTGCGGCGAGCGGGAGATTGCGCCATGGACGCCCAGCGGGATGTGTGGTGGCACGAACTGGAGACGCACCTGTCACCGGATTGCCCGGCAGAACCCCAAGACAGTGAGCAGATGCTCTTTATTCTCTACACGTCCGGCACGACGGGCAAACCCAAGGGCATTGTCCATACCACGGCGGGCTATAACCTGTACACGCACATGACGGCCCAGTGGGTGTTTGACCTGCAAGAGGACGATGTCTATTGGTGCACCGCGGATGTGGGGTGGATCACAGGACACAGCTATGTGGTCTATGGGCCGCTGTCGAACGGGGCGACGACGGTCATGTACGAGGGCGCTCCCCATGCGGGTAATCCGGGCTGTTTTTGGGATGTGATCCAGCAGCACCGGGTGACCATTTTTTACACGGCACCCACGGCAATCCGGGCCTTTATCAAGATGGGAGAGGAGCACCCCCGGGCGCGGGATTTGTCGTCGTTGCGGCTGCTGGGCACGGTGGGAGAACCGATTAACCCGGAAGCCTGGATGTGGTACTACCGGGTGATTGGGGGCGAACGTTGCCCGATTGTGGATACCTGGTGGCAAACGGAAACGGGGGGCATTATGATTGCGCCATTGCCAGGAGCGACCCCTACCAAACCGGGTTCTGCAACGCTGCCGTTACCGGGCGTGCAGGCCCAAGTGGTGGACCGCCAAGGAAATCCAGTGGCCGTGAATCAAGGGGGGTACCTGGTGATTACCCATCCGTGGCCGGGGATGATGCGCACGGTCTATCAGGATGAGGAGCGGTTCCGGCGCACGTACTGGGAGCAAATTCCCCCGCGCGATGGCCAGTATTTCTACTTCGCTGGGGATGGAGCGCGCCGCGATGAGGACGGCTATTTCTGGATCATGGGCCGGGTGGATGATGTGATTAACGTGGCGGGGCATCGCCTGGGGACGATGGAAATCGAATCGGCGCTGGTTTCCCATCCAGCAGTGGCGGAAGCAGCAGTGGTGGGCCGTCCCGACGAACTCAAGGGGGAAGCGGTGGTGGCGTTTGTAATTCTAGAGAGTCACTACCAGCCCAGTGATGCGCTGAAACAGGAGTTGCTCGACCACGTGGTGCAGCAAATCGGCGCGATTGCCCGGCCTAGCGACCTGAAATTTACCGACGCCCTGCCCAAAACCCGCTCCGGGAAGATCATGCGGCGATTGTTGCGGGCCATTGCAGCGGGTCAAGCACCCACGGGCGATATGTCCACCCTGGACGACCGGAACGTGCTAGAAGCCCTACGCGAGACGTGA